TAAATGACAAGAGAGCGTTGAAACCTGCGCTGTGCTTTTACTGTGTGCAAATGGGACATTAggcttgtctttctttttctattcccCTCCCCCTCGGAGCCTGACATCATTTATATCTGTCATTCCCTACAAACAAGACGTGGGGTATACACACATTGATAAATGGCTAAAAAATATCAAAGTGTAACAATTCTTCTACAAAGCATCGGATTCTCTGCAACTGCACTAACAGCTACATTTTTCGATGCTTAAGGCTATTAGTGTGAAGTTATCAGGCCTGTGTATTAACTCGAGTTTATTTTCTAGTCTTCGAGACAGGCAGCACTTCCCTCGTGTTCTGTCCTCactttaattaaaataaaatctcaTGCCGTGGCCATGTCACATTTTCCAGTTTAGCATTGTTTATGCATCTGACCAATCAGCAGATTAATCAGATGGTTTCATAATTTACTAGCCCAAGGCCTATCCACTAACCCTTGGCTGTGGCTTAAGGGAGGAAGTGTTGGTGAACATTTGAGTGGGATAGGACACGCTGGGAAAACTCTTGCCAGTGCACATATATTAAGGTCATAGTTATTTTAGTTGATGTCAAAGTGTGTGTTAGTTACGTTCACACTGAACTTGGAGTGTGCCAGTCTATTGTCTTACCTGAGGTGAAGAGCACAATTGCCTTTAAGCAGCTATATTCAGCAGAGTCAACGTGCAAAGCTTTGAGCTTTTCCACTTGTTCTTGGAAGATCCTAATGTGGTCCATAAAGGCCACCACTCTGTCCGCAGACATGGGGGAGGCGTGAAGGCCAGCCGCCGCCAGGAGAGGAGCCACATGTAGGGGCATGGAGCACTGCGCGGCGTTGAGCACAAATAACTCACTCCACGTCAACCTCAGCAGAGCCACCTGGTCGGTGATCTGAAGGTCTGGAAAGAAGGGAATATTCCTGGCCCACTCCACGGCACTGAAGAGCATCCTGGCTGCTAGTTCACAAATGTTCTCGATGCCCATTATGTTGTTGGGCTGCATGCATTGACTGCCATACCGGGACGTCGGGTAGGGCTCCGCTCTCAACAGAAGAGAGATATATCCGGATAAG
This genomic interval from Centroberyx gerrardi isolate f3 unplaced genomic scaffold, fCenGer3.hap1.cur.20231027 Scaffold_107, whole genome shotgun sequence contains the following:
- the LOC144538313 gene encoding COUP transcription factor 2 yields the protein MPPTQPHHGQFALTNGDPLHCHSYLSGYISLLLRAEPYPTSRYGSQCMQPNNIMGIENICELAARMLFSAVEWARNIPFFPDLQITDQVALLRLTWSELFVLNAAQCSMPLHVAPLLAAAGLHASPMSADRVVAFMDHIRIFQEQVEKLKALHVDSAEYSCLKAIVLFTSDACGLSDVAHVESLQEKSQCALEEYVRSQYPNQPTRFGKLLLRLPSLRTVSSSVIEQLFFVRLVGKTPIETLIRDMLLSGSSFNWPYMSIQ